A genome region from Macaca nemestrina isolate mMacNem1 chromosome 20, mMacNem.hap1, whole genome shotgun sequence includes the following:
- the LOC105495283 gene encoding doublesex- and mab-3-related transcription factor C2 isoform X4, whose translation MEPSDMPAGYHCPSDSAPQNETRDPQGTELIPRRAISRSPTCARCRNHGVTAHLKGHKRLCLFQACECHKCVLILERRRVMAAQVALRRQQEAQLKKHLMRRGEASPKAPNHFRKGTARPQVPSGKENIAPQPQTPHGAVLLAPTPPGKSSCGPLLLSRPPEALPLSWTPVPPGPWVPGHWLPPGLSMPPPVVCRLLYQEPALSLPPFPGFDPGTSLQLPTHGPFTTCPGSHPVLTAPLSGEPQGPPSQPRTHSTLILQPCGTPDPLQLQPQASGASRLARTSAPSERQLQQEAAEALVGLKDSSQAPRVTPSVPPNPAWISLLHPCGPPAPAGGRGFQPVGPCLRPSPAPSVALHISRLGSISLLS comes from the exons ATGGAACCCAGTGACATGCCTGCTGGCTACCACTGCCCGTCAGACTCTGCCCCCCAGAATGAGACCAGAGACCCCCAGGGCACAGAGCTCATCCCCAGGAGAGCCATCAGCCGCTCTCCAACCTGCGCCCGCTGCCGCAACCACGGTGTCACCGCCCACCTCAAGGGCCACAAGCGCCTCTGCCTCTTCCAGGCTTGCGAGTGTCACAAATGTGTCCTCATCCT GGAGCGCCGCAGGGTCATGGCTGCCCAGGTGGCCTTGCGTAGGCAGCAGGAGGCGCAGCTAAAGAAGCACCTGATGAGGAGAGGGGAAGCCTCTCCCAAAGCTCCCAACCACTTCAGAAAGGGAACCGCTCGACCACAGGTCCCCT CTGGAAAGGAGAACATAGCACCCCAGCCTCAGACCCCCCATGGGGCAGTCCTGCTGGCACCAACACCTCCTGGGAAG AGCTCCTGTGGGCCTCTGCTGCTCAGCCGTCCCCCGGAAGCCTTGCCCTTGTCCTGGACTCCGGTGCCTCCTGGCCCTTGGGTTCCTGGACACTGGCTGCCTCCAGGCCTCTCCATGCCACCACCAGTGGTGTGCCGCTTGCTGTACCAAGAACctgctctctctctgcctcccttcccTG GCTTTGACCCTGGCACCTCCCTCCAGCTGCCCACTCATGGGCCCTTCACCACCTGCCCAGGATCTCACCCAGTACTGACAGCTCCTCTTTCTGGAGAGCCCCAAGGGCCCCCTAGCCAACCCCGCAC ACACTCAACTCTGATACTCCAGCCCTGTGGCACCCCAGACCCTCTTCAGCTACAGCCACAG GCCTCTGGAGCCTCTCGCCTGGCCCGGACATCTGCCCCCTCAGAGCGGCAGCTGCAGCAAGAGGCAGCTGAAGCCCTCGTGGGGCTGAAAGATTCATCCCAGGCTCCTCGTGTGACCCCTTCTGTGCCCCCTAACCCTGCCTGGATCTCCCTGCTTCACCCCTGTGGCCCACCAG CTCCTGCTGGAGGAAGAGGATTCCAGCCTGTTGGCCCCTGTCTTCGacccagcccagccccctccGTTGCTCTGCATATTAGCCGTCTGGGGTCCATCTCCCTCCTGAGCTAG
- the LOC105495283 gene encoding doublesex- and mab-3-related transcription factor C2 isoform X1, with translation MTVGSMEPSDMPAGYHCPSDSAPQNETRDPQGTELIPRRAISRSPTCARCRNHGVTAHLKGHKRLCLFQACECHKCVLILERRRVMAAQVALRRQQEAQLKKHLMRRGEASPKAPNHFRKGTARPQVPSGKENIAPQPQTPHGAVLLAPTPPGKSSCGPLLLSRPPEALPLSWTPVPPGPWVPGHWLPPGLSMPPPVVCRLLYQEPALSLPPFPGFDPGTSLQLPTHGPFTTCPGSHPVLTAPLSGEPQGPPSQPRTHSTLILQPCGTPDPLQLQPQVLGKKWDLGSWEEVEPGEGKSRKLKEAGAEEHLEGRQKVGFPVCLSPFPLQASGASRLARTSAPSERQLQQEAAEALVGLKDSSQAPRVTPSVPPNPAWISLLHPCGPPAPAGGRGFQPVGPCLRPSPAPSVALHISRLGSISLLS, from the exons aTGACAGTGGG ATCCATGGAACCCAGTGACATGCCTGCTGGCTACCACTGCCCGTCAGACTCTGCCCCCCAGAATGAGACCAGAGACCCCCAGGGCACAGAGCTCATCCCCAGGAGAGCCATCAGCCGCTCTCCAACCTGCGCCCGCTGCCGCAACCACGGTGTCACCGCCCACCTCAAGGGCCACAAGCGCCTCTGCCTCTTCCAGGCTTGCGAGTGTCACAAATGTGTCCTCATCCT GGAGCGCCGCAGGGTCATGGCTGCCCAGGTGGCCTTGCGTAGGCAGCAGGAGGCGCAGCTAAAGAAGCACCTGATGAGGAGAGGGGAAGCCTCTCCCAAAGCTCCCAACCACTTCAGAAAGGGAACCGCTCGACCACAGGTCCCCT CTGGAAAGGAGAACATAGCACCCCAGCCTCAGACCCCCCATGGGGCAGTCCTGCTGGCACCAACACCTCCTGGGAAG AGCTCCTGTGGGCCTCTGCTGCTCAGCCGTCCCCCGGAAGCCTTGCCCTTGTCCTGGACTCCGGTGCCTCCTGGCCCTTGGGTTCCTGGACACTGGCTGCCTCCAGGCCTCTCCATGCCACCACCAGTGGTGTGCCGCTTGCTGTACCAAGAACctgctctctctctgcctcccttcccTG GCTTTGACCCTGGCACCTCCCTCCAGCTGCCCACTCATGGGCCCTTCACCACCTGCCCAGGATCTCACCCAGTACTGACAGCTCCTCTTTCTGGAGAGCCCCAAGGGCCCCCTAGCCAACCCCGCAC ACACTCAACTCTGATACTCCAGCCCTGTGGCACCCCAGACCCTCTTCAGCTACAGCCACAGGTCCTGGGAAAGAAGTGGGATCTAGGGTCCTGGGAGGAGGTTGAGCCTGGGGAAGGGAAAAGCAGGAAACTGAAGGAAGCAGGGGCTGAGGAACACTTAGAGGGTAGGCAGAAGGTGGGGTTCCCAGTCTGCTTGTCTCCCTTTCCCTTGCAGGCCTCTGGAGCCTCTCGCCTGGCCCGGACATCTGCCCCCTCAGAGCGGCAGCTGCAGCAAGAGGCAGCTGAAGCCCTCGTGGGGCTGAAAGATTCATCCCAGGCTCCTCGTGTGACCCCTTCTGTGCCCCCTAACCCTGCCTGGATCTCCCTGCTTCACCCCTGTGGCCCACCAG CTCCTGCTGGAGGAAGAGGATTCCAGCCTGTTGGCCCCTGTCTTCGacccagcccagccccctccGTTGCTCTGCATATTAGCCGTCTGGGGTCCATCTCCCTCCTGAGCTAG
- the LOC105495283 gene encoding doublesex- and mab-3-related transcription factor C2 isoform X3 translates to MTVGSMEPSDMPAGYHCPSDSAPQNETRDPQGTELIPRRAISRSPTCARCRNHGVTAHLKGHKRLCLFQACECHKCVLILERRRVMAAQVALRRQQEAQLKKHLMRRGEASPKAPNHFRKGTARPQVPSGKENIAPQPQTPHGAVLLAPTPPGKSSCGPLLLSRPPEALPLSWTPVPPGPWVPGHWLPPGLSMPPPVVCRLLYQEPALSLPPFPGFDPGTSLQLPTHGPFTTCPGSHPVLTAPLSGEPQGPPSQPRTHSTLILQPCGTPDPLQLQPQASGASRLARTSAPSERQLQQEAAEALVGLKDSSQAPRVTPSVPPNPAWISLLHPCGPPAPAGGRGFQPVGPCLRPSPAPSVALHISRLGSISLLS, encoded by the exons aTGACAGTGGG ATCCATGGAACCCAGTGACATGCCTGCTGGCTACCACTGCCCGTCAGACTCTGCCCCCCAGAATGAGACCAGAGACCCCCAGGGCACAGAGCTCATCCCCAGGAGAGCCATCAGCCGCTCTCCAACCTGCGCCCGCTGCCGCAACCACGGTGTCACCGCCCACCTCAAGGGCCACAAGCGCCTCTGCCTCTTCCAGGCTTGCGAGTGTCACAAATGTGTCCTCATCCT GGAGCGCCGCAGGGTCATGGCTGCCCAGGTGGCCTTGCGTAGGCAGCAGGAGGCGCAGCTAAAGAAGCACCTGATGAGGAGAGGGGAAGCCTCTCCCAAAGCTCCCAACCACTTCAGAAAGGGAACCGCTCGACCACAGGTCCCCT CTGGAAAGGAGAACATAGCACCCCAGCCTCAGACCCCCCATGGGGCAGTCCTGCTGGCACCAACACCTCCTGGGAAG AGCTCCTGTGGGCCTCTGCTGCTCAGCCGTCCCCCGGAAGCCTTGCCCTTGTCCTGGACTCCGGTGCCTCCTGGCCCTTGGGTTCCTGGACACTGGCTGCCTCCAGGCCTCTCCATGCCACCACCAGTGGTGTGCCGCTTGCTGTACCAAGAACctgctctctctctgcctcccttcccTG GCTTTGACCCTGGCACCTCCCTCCAGCTGCCCACTCATGGGCCCTTCACCACCTGCCCAGGATCTCACCCAGTACTGACAGCTCCTCTTTCTGGAGAGCCCCAAGGGCCCCCTAGCCAACCCCGCAC ACACTCAACTCTGATACTCCAGCCCTGTGGCACCCCAGACCCTCTTCAGCTACAGCCACAG GCCTCTGGAGCCTCTCGCCTGGCCCGGACATCTGCCCCCTCAGAGCGGCAGCTGCAGCAAGAGGCAGCTGAAGCCCTCGTGGGGCTGAAAGATTCATCCCAGGCTCCTCGTGTGACCCCTTCTGTGCCCCCTAACCCTGCCTGGATCTCCCTGCTTCACCCCTGTGGCCCACCAG CTCCTGCTGGAGGAAGAGGATTCCAGCCTGTTGGCCCCTGTCTTCGacccagcccagccccctccGTTGCTCTGCATATTAGCCGTCTGGGGTCCATCTCCCTCCTGAGCTAG
- the LOC105495283 gene encoding doublesex- and mab-3-related transcription factor C2 isoform X2: protein MEPSDMPAGYHCPSDSAPQNETRDPQGTELIPRRAISRSPTCARCRNHGVTAHLKGHKRLCLFQACECHKCVLILERRRVMAAQVALRRQQEAQLKKHLMRRGEASPKAPNHFRKGTARPQVPSGKENIAPQPQTPHGAVLLAPTPPGKSSCGPLLLSRPPEALPLSWTPVPPGPWVPGHWLPPGLSMPPPVVCRLLYQEPALSLPPFPGFDPGTSLQLPTHGPFTTCPGSHPVLTAPLSGEPQGPPSQPRTHSTLILQPCGTPDPLQLQPQVLGKKWDLGSWEEVEPGEGKSRKLKEAGAEEHLEGRQKVGFPVCLSPFPLQASGASRLARTSAPSERQLQQEAAEALVGLKDSSQAPRVTPSVPPNPAWISLLHPCGPPAPAGGRGFQPVGPCLRPSPAPSVALHISRLGSISLLS, encoded by the exons ATGGAACCCAGTGACATGCCTGCTGGCTACCACTGCCCGTCAGACTCTGCCCCCCAGAATGAGACCAGAGACCCCCAGGGCACAGAGCTCATCCCCAGGAGAGCCATCAGCCGCTCTCCAACCTGCGCCCGCTGCCGCAACCACGGTGTCACCGCCCACCTCAAGGGCCACAAGCGCCTCTGCCTCTTCCAGGCTTGCGAGTGTCACAAATGTGTCCTCATCCT GGAGCGCCGCAGGGTCATGGCTGCCCAGGTGGCCTTGCGTAGGCAGCAGGAGGCGCAGCTAAAGAAGCACCTGATGAGGAGAGGGGAAGCCTCTCCCAAAGCTCCCAACCACTTCAGAAAGGGAACCGCTCGACCACAGGTCCCCT CTGGAAAGGAGAACATAGCACCCCAGCCTCAGACCCCCCATGGGGCAGTCCTGCTGGCACCAACACCTCCTGGGAAG AGCTCCTGTGGGCCTCTGCTGCTCAGCCGTCCCCCGGAAGCCTTGCCCTTGTCCTGGACTCCGGTGCCTCCTGGCCCTTGGGTTCCTGGACACTGGCTGCCTCCAGGCCTCTCCATGCCACCACCAGTGGTGTGCCGCTTGCTGTACCAAGAACctgctctctctctgcctcccttcccTG GCTTTGACCCTGGCACCTCCCTCCAGCTGCCCACTCATGGGCCCTTCACCACCTGCCCAGGATCTCACCCAGTACTGACAGCTCCTCTTTCTGGAGAGCCCCAAGGGCCCCCTAGCCAACCCCGCAC ACACTCAACTCTGATACTCCAGCCCTGTGGCACCCCAGACCCTCTTCAGCTACAGCCACAGGTCCTGGGAAAGAAGTGGGATCTAGGGTCCTGGGAGGAGGTTGAGCCTGGGGAAGGGAAAAGCAGGAAACTGAAGGAAGCAGGGGCTGAGGAACACTTAGAGGGTAGGCAGAAGGTGGGGTTCCCAGTCTGCTTGTCTCCCTTTCCCTTGCAGGCCTCTGGAGCCTCTCGCCTGGCCCGGACATCTGCCCCCTCAGAGCGGCAGCTGCAGCAAGAGGCAGCTGAAGCCCTCGTGGGGCTGAAAGATTCATCCCAGGCTCCTCGTGTGACCCCTTCTGTGCCCCCTAACCCTGCCTGGATCTCCCTGCTTCACCCCTGTGGCCCACCAG CTCCTGCTGGAGGAAGAGGATTCCAGCCTGTTGGCCCCTGTCTTCGacccagcccagccccctccGTTGCTCTGCATATTAGCCGTCTGGGGTCCATCTCCCTCCTGAGCTAG